A stretch of the Equus caballus isolate H_3958 breed thoroughbred chromosome X, TB-T2T, whole genome shotgun sequence genome encodes the following:
- the HNRNPH2 gene encoding heterogeneous nuclear ribonucleoprotein H2 yields the protein MMLSTEGREGFVVKVRGLPWSCSADEVMRFFSDCKIQNGTSGIRFIYTREGRPSGEAFVELESEDEVKLALKKDRETMGHRYVEVFKSNSVEMDWVLKHTGPNSPDTANDGFVRLRGLPFGCSKEEIVQFFSGLEIVPNGMTLPVDFQGRSTGEAFVQFASQEIAEKALKKHKERIGHRYIEIFKSSRAEVRTHYDPPRKLMAMQRPGPYDRPGAGRGYNSIGRGAGFERMRRGAYGGGYGGYDDYGGYNDGYGFGSDRFGRDLNYCFSGMSDHRYGDGGSSFQSTTGHCVHMRGLPYRATENDIYNFFSPLNPMRVHIEIGPDGRVTGEADVEFATHEDAVAAMAKDKANMQHRYVELFLNSTAGTSGGAYDHSYVELFLNSTAGASGGAYGSQMMGGMGLSNQSSYGGPASQQLSGGYGGGYGGQSSMSGYDQVLQENSSDYQSNLA from the coding sequence ATGATGCTGAGCACAGAAGGCAGGGAGGGGTTCGTGGTGAAGGTCAGGGGCCTACCCTGGTCCTGCTCAGCTGACGAAGTGATGCGCTTCTTCTCCGATTGCAAAATCCAAAATGGCACATCTGGCATTCGTTTCATCTACACCAGAGAAGGCAGACCAAGCGGTGAAGCATTTGTCGAACTTGAATCTGAAGATGAAGTGAAATTGGCTTTGAAGAAGGACAGAGAAACCATGGGACACAGATATGTTGAAGTATTCAAGTCCAACAGTGTTGAAATGGATTGGGTGTTGAAGCATACAGGTCCGAATAGTCCTGATACTGCCAATGATGGCTTCGTCCGGCTTAGAGGACTCCCATTTGGCTGTAGCAAGGAAGAGATTGTTCAGTTCTTTTCAGGGTTGGAAATTGTGCCAAATGGGATGACACTGCCGGTGGACTTTCAGGGGCGGAGCACAGGGGAGGCCTTTGTGCAGTTTGCTTCACAGGAGATAGCTGAAAAGGCCttaaagaaacacaaggaaagaaTAGGGCACAGATACATTGAGATCTTCAAGAGTAGCCGAGCTGAAGTCCGAACCCACTACGACCCCCCTCGAAAGCTCATGGCTATGCAGCGGCCGGGTCCCTATGATAGGCCGGGGGCTGGCAGAGGGTATAATAGCATTGGCAGAGGGGCTGGATTTGAAAGGATGAGGCGGGGTGCCTATGGTGGAGGGTATGGAGGCTATGATGATTACGGTGGCTATAATGATGGGTACGGCTTTGGGTCTGATAGATTTGGAAGAGACCTCAATTACTGCTTTTCGGGAATGTCTGATCATAGATATGGAGATGGTGGGTCCAGTTTCCAGAGCACCACAGGGCACTGTGTACACATGAGGGGGTTACCTTACAGagccactgagaatgatatttacaattttttctcACCTCTTAACCCCATGAGAGTACACATTGAAATTGGACCCGATGGCAGAGTTACTGGGGAGGCAGACGTTGAATTTGCTACTCATGAAGATGCTGTGGCAGCTATGGCAAAAGACAAAGCTAATATGCAACACAGATATGTGGAGCTTTTCTTGAATTCTACTGCAGGAACAAGCGGGGGGGCTTACGATCACAGCTATGTAGAGCTCTTTTTGAATTCTACAGCAGGGGCAAGTGGTGGTGCGTATGGTAGCCAAATGATGGGAGGGATGGGCTTATCCAATCAGTCTAGTTATGGGGGTCCTGCTAGCCAGCAGCTGAGTGGTGGTTACGGAGGTGGTTATGGTGGTCAGAGCAGTATGAGTGGTTATGACCAAGTTCTGCAGGAGAACTCCAGTGATTACCAGTCCAACCTCGCCTAG